The region AATTTACCCATATGTAGATCTACGTGTTTATGTTCGCCCATACGTATTCCTATTTTCCATCACGCTTCTCAAGGAAGCGAATGTAGTTAACAACCTGCCAACGATATTTTTGCGGGATGTGAGAAGCGTAAGGACCCATCACACCTTGTCCCATCGTAATAACGTGGTACAAGTGACCATCTGGCCAGCCTTTAACTTTGTCAGTCAAAAGAGCAGGTGGTTTCAAAGCCATTTTCGCAGACACTACTGAACCAGACTTGTCGCCGCCCTCGCCTTTATAGCCATGGCAAACTGCGCAGTTTGTTTCGTAGTATTTTTGACCCGTCAAAAGAGTCTCATCATCCATTTTTCCAGCAAGTGGATTTTTAAGGTTCTTTGCAGCCCCTTCAACATCCGTTGCGTAACGGTACGGCTCGAAACCAACTGGCACTGTGTGCTCCGGTGGAACGCGCATACCGATATGGTGTGGAGAGCTTTCGTCGTACTCCTGAGCTTTAATCGCCGGAGACTCCATCATATCTTGAATGATCTCAACGTTTGGTTTGTTGCCGCGAGGACCACAGCTTGTCAGCGCTGACACTGCCAAACCCGCTGCTACAACTAGAGTCATATTAACAAGACTTTTCATTTCTAGTACTCCGTCTTCTTCACTTCAACCGCGCCAAGTTCTTTGAACAAAGCAGTGAGCTTTGTTTCATCGTAAGTAGCATCGTTGTGTGGAACAAAAATCGCGAACTTATGGCAGCTCAAATCTGGATCGATGATGGGTGGATCGATACGTGGCATTTTGCACGCATAGAACAAAGCACCTACCGAAGAAAGCGCCGCCAACAAGATCGTCAATTCGAACATGATTGGTACGAATGCTGGAGCGGAGAAGAACGGCTTGCCACCGACATTCACAGCCCAGTCAACTGCTGAAGTCCAATAAGTTAAAGCCAAGCCACCAGACAAACCAAGGCAACCCGCTACGAATGTTACGTAGGGAATCCAAGAACGTTTGATGCCGCAAGCTTCTTCCATACCGTGAATTGGGTATGCAGAGATTGCTTCGAATTTATCAGAACCAGAATCACGCATCTTTGCTGCAGCTTTAAGAATTTTTGATTCTTCAAGCCAGATTCCAGCAATACCTTTAGTATATTGAGCAGCCATTAGTGGTGCCCTCCTTCAGTATCATAACCAACGTGCAGAACAGGTTTAACCTCTGCGATAGAAACCGCTGGGAACAAACGCAAATACAACAAGAACAGAGTCAGGAACATACCGAACGAGCCTACCAAAACGCCCGTATCGAACCATGACCATTGGTACATACCCCAGTTGGCTGGCAAGAAATCGCGGTGCAAAGAAGTCACCGTGATCACGAAACGCTCGAACCACATACCGATGTTTACGAAGATAGACACTACGAACATCACAGGGATTGAACGACGAAGTTTCTTGAACCAGAAAACTTGCGGAGACAACACGTTACAAGAAACCATGATCCAGTAAGACCAAGCGTAAGGACCGAAGGCACGGTTTACGAAGGCAAAACGCTCATACGGGTTACCAGAGTACCAAGCGATGAAGAACTCAGACGCGTACGCGTAACCAACTAGCATACCTGTTGTCATGATGATTTTATTCATCACTTCCATATGGTCTAGAGTTACGTAGTTTTTGAATTCAGGGAAACCGATACGAACCAATGTCATCAACGTCACAACCATTGCGAAACCGGAGAAGATCGCACCGGCAACGAAGTATGGAGGGAAGATCGTTGTATGCCAACCTGGCAAGTTAGAAACCGCGAAGTCGAAGGATACGATCGTATGTACTGAAAGAACTAGTGGAGTCGAAAGACCTGCTAGCAACAAGTACAACATTTCGTAGTGGGACCAGTTTTTCGCAGTTCCTCTCCAACCCAAAGAAAGCGCACCATAAACTGCACGACGCATTTTATTTTTTGCACGGTCTTTGATTGTCGCAAAGTCAGGAACCAAACCAATGTACCAAAACACCATGGAAACCGTCGCGTATGTCGATACGGCGAAAACGTCCCAAAGAAGTGGCGAACGGAAGTTCACCCACAATGGACCACGTTGATTCGGATATGGGAACAACCAGTAATCCAACCAAGGACGACCTGTATGTAGCAACGGGAAAAGACCCGCTGTCATAACGGCGAATACCGTCATCGCCTCAGCTGTACGAGCAACTGATGTTCTCCATTTTTGACGGAACAAGAAAAGTACCGCCGAGATCAATGTACCGGCGTGACCGATACCGATCCAGAATACGAAAGTAACGATCATCGTACCCCAGAATACCGGGTGAGTAACACCCAGCAAACCGATACCGATACCAACCACGCAAGCCAGGATCACGATGTAGAATAGAAGCAATGTTTTTGCGCCCAAGAACATTCCGATCCAACCTTTGGATGGGAATCTTTCTAATGGGGCACAGATGTCATCGCTGACATCTTTCAAAGTCTTATTGCCAAGGACTAATGGGTTACGCTTAATCATGAGTGCTCACCTTGTTTTGCAGTACCGTGACCATCGTGGCCACCAGTTGATTCTTTATCATTGTTGCGGATTTTAGAAAGATATCTAACAGAAGGTTTCGCATGCCATTCTTCAAGCAATGCGTATCCACGAGCCTTCTCTTCTTCTTTCCAAATTTTAGAAACAGCACTGTCTGGATCGTTCAAGTCACCGAACACGATACCACCAGCTGGGCATGAAGTTTGGCAAGCTACCTTAACATCTCCATCCTTCAACTGACGTTTTTCGTTACGAGCG is a window of Bdellovibrio sp. SKB1291214 DNA encoding:
- a CDS encoding DUF3341 domain-containing protein, coding for MAAQYTKGIAGIWLEESKILKAAAKMRDSGSDKFEAISAYPIHGMEEACGIKRSWIPYVTFVAGCLGLSGGLALTYWTSAVDWAVNVGGKPFFSAPAFVPIMFELTILLAALSSVGALFYACKMPRIDPPIIDPDLSCHKFAIFVPHNDATYDETKLTALFKELGAVEVKKTEY
- the nrfD gene encoding NrfD/PsrC family molybdoenzyme membrane anchor subunit yields the protein MIKRNPLVLGNKTLKDVSDDICAPLERFPSKGWIGMFLGAKTLLLFYIVILACVVGIGIGLLGVTHPVFWGTMIVTFVFWIGIGHAGTLISAVLFLFRQKWRTSVARTAEAMTVFAVMTAGLFPLLHTGRPWLDYWLFPYPNQRGPLWVNFRSPLLWDVFAVSTYATVSMVFWYIGLVPDFATIKDRAKNKMRRAVYGALSLGWRGTAKNWSHYEMLYLLLAGLSTPLVLSVHTIVSFDFAVSNLPGWHTTIFPPYFVAGAIFSGFAMVVTLMTLVRIGFPEFKNYVTLDHMEVMNKIIMTTGMLVGYAYASEFFIAWYSGNPYERFAFVNRAFGPYAWSYWIMVSCNVLSPQVFWFKKLRRSIPVMFVVSIFVNIGMWFERFVITVTSLHRDFLPANWGMYQWSWFDTGVLVGSFGMFLTLFLLYLRLFPAVSIAEVKPVLHVGYDTEGGHH
- a CDS encoding c-type cytochrome, with protein sequence MKSLVNMTLVVAAGLAVSALTSCGPRGNKPNVEIIQDMMESPAIKAQEYDESSPHHIGMRVPPEHTVPVGFEPYRYATDVEGAAKNLKNPLAGKMDDETLLTGQKYYETNCAVCHGYKGEGGDKSGSVVSAKMALKPPALLTDKVKGWPDGHLYHVITMGQGVMGPYASHIPQKYRWQVVNYIRFLEKRDGK